The Oncorhynchus tshawytscha isolate Ot180627B linkage group LG05, Otsh_v2.0, whole genome shotgun sequence genome includes a window with the following:
- the LOC112251692 gene encoding melanocortin-2 receptor accessory protein 2A, which produces MSEIHNYNQSRPSSTRGSDYVWQYEYYDDDEPVSFEGLKAHRYSIVIGFWVGLAVFVVFMFFILTLLTKTGAPHQENPEPCEKRHRLGNCVVDIHCPQGDSLADEDKAFSRPLLDESRSFFYISKEKQGRGDGCGPHRVRGSLGGRSSFGLEEMGEAGEASERRDGGIDLQGLPEEGKSEREHSFLSHHFDIPNFVNSEHSSMTGEDDLLLCEPPALLDSQSCIQDGHHFIS; this is translated from the exons ATGTCCGAAATCCATAATTATAATCAAAGTCGACCCAGCAGCACACGTGGCAGTGATTATGTGTGGCAGTATGAATATTATGATGATGACGAGCCCGTGTCTTTCGAGGGTCTCAAGGCTCATCGAT ACTCCATCGTCATCGGCTTCTGGGTGGGACTAGCCGTGTTCGTCGTCTTCATGTTCTTCATCCTCACCCTGCTGACCAAGACAGGAGCCCCGCACCAAGA AAACCCGGAGCCGTGCGAGAAGCGCCACCGGCTGGGGAACTGCGTCGTGGACATCCACTGCCCCCAGGGGGACTCCCTGGCCGACGAGGACAAGGCCTTCTCGCGCCCCCTTCTGGACGAATCACGCTCCTTCTTCTACATCAGCAAGGAGAagcaggggagaggggatggatgTGGGCCACATAGGGTCCGTGGGAGTCTGGGAGGACGCAGCTCCTTCGGgttggaggagatgggggaggcgGGGGAAGCCAGCGAGCGGAGAGACGGCGGTATCGACCTCCAGGGACTTCCAGAGGAGGGAAAGTCAGAGAGGGAACACAGCTTCCTGTCGCACCACTTCGACATTCCCAACTTTGTGAACTCGGAGCACAGCTCAATGACGGGAGAGGATGATCTGCTGCTGTGTGAGCCGCCCGCTCTCCTGGACAGCCAATCGTGCATTCAGGATGGCCACCACTTCATCAGCTGA